DNA from Petropleomorpha daqingensis:
TGATCTTCGGCTTCGGGTTCGTCTCGCCGCCGCTGGACGTCATCCGGGAGCAGAGCAAGCTGTTCTTCGAGCGGTTCCGCGCCTCGGCCGAGCGCGGCACGGTCCGCTACGGTCTGCCCGGGACGACGCCGCGGTTCGGGCTCATGCGGCACGTCCTCGTCGCGCCCACCGACGACGAGGCGCTCGAGCTGCTCCGGCCGGCCTTCGCCGACCACCACACCAACTTCACCCACCTGTGGCGGCTGCACGGTGACGAGAAGCGCAGCCGGCCGGTGGACGTCGACCAGCTGCTCGCCGACGGCCGGCTCTACGCCGGGTCGCCGGAGACGGTCGCCCGGCAGGTGACCGAGGCGGTGACGGCCGGCGAGGTGAACTACGTGGCCGGCTCGTTCGCCTGGGGGTCGCTGGACGTCGAGACGTCGCTGCGGTCGCTGCGGCTGTTCCGCGACGAGGTGATCCCCGCCGTCCGCCGGGAGACCACGGCCTCGTGACCGAGGACGTGACGGTCCGCACCGACCTGGTCTACGACTCGGTGCAGGGCCGGGAGCTGCACCTCGACCTGTACCTGCCGGCGTCCCGGCCGGCGCCACTGTGCCTGTGGCTGCACGGCGGCGCCTGGCTGCGCGGCGGGCGCGCCGTCCGGGCAGAGGAGCGGCTGCTGCCCGTGGCGCGGGCCGGGGTGGCGGTCGCGGCGGTCGAGTACCGGTTCAGCAGCGAGGCGACGTTCCCCGCCCAGCTGGACGACGTCCGGTCGGCCGTCCGCTGGCTGCGCCGCAACGCCGACGAGCTGGGCGTGGACGCCGACCGGATCGGGGTCTGGGGCGGGTCGGCCGGCGGCTACCTCGCCGCGCTGCTGGCGCTGTGCCCGGATGAACAGGGGGACAGCTCCGTGCAGGCCGCCGTCTGCTGGTTCCCGATCACCGACCTCACCCTGCGGGACACCGACGTCCCCGAGGGGCCGCTGCCGCCGTTCGTCACCGGGCCCCCGCCGCCCGTGTCGAACGAGGCCCGCCTGCTCGGCGTGGAGTCGGTCGCGGAGGCGTGGGACGCGGCCCGGGCGGCCAGCCCGGTCACCCACGTGCACGCCGGCGCCCCGCCGTTCCTGCTCGTGCACGGCGAGAACGACGGCCTCGTCCCGTCCACGCACAGCCGCACGCTGCACCGGCTGCTGCGGGCGCAGGGCGTGGACTCGACGCTGCTGCTGGTCGCCGGCGCCAACCACGAAGACCCGGCGCTGGACACCCCGCCGGTGCTCGGGGCGGTGTCCGCGTTCCTGCGCAGCGCGCTCAGCTGAGCGAGGTCGCCTGGCCGAACGCACATCACCCTGGAGGGTCTCGGGGCGCCAGCGCACCCGCACGCCACGCCCGGGCCCGGGCCAGGATGTCGGCGATGACCTCGGTCTTGGCATCGGCGTAGTCGTTCATGTCGCTCCACCGCCGCCGGGCCAGCACCCGCTTCGTCGCCGCGTAGAGCGCGCGATCCTCCGCGTCCACGCGCAGCCAGTCCCGCAGGTCGAGGTAGTCCCGCACCTCCGGTCGGCCCGGCTCGTAGACGTGCACGTGCACGTCCCGGGCCGGCGTCCGCACCATCCGGTGCGCCGGCTCGCGCACCCGGAGCACGAAACCCGCCGACTCGAGCGCGGGCACGTACGCCGCCTCGTCGTCGACGTCGGCAACGGTGAGCAGCACGTCGACGATCGGCTTCGCCGCCAGACCCGGTACGGACGTCGACCCGATGTGCTCGACGCCCAGGGCGGCCGCACCCACGGCTGCGCGGACGCGCTCGGCGATCTCGCCGAAGCGCACGGGCCAGCGCTCGTCGTAGTCCACCACCGTGATCGCGGCGGCCTCGCGACCGCCGATCAGCACCCTGTCCAGGTACGCCTCGCGCTTCTCGTCCACCCCTGAACAGTCCCCTCGACGTCTCAGCTGAAGGCGAGGCCGCCGTCCACGATCAGGGTCTGACCGGTGACGAACCCGCTGCCGCGCGAGCACAGGAACGACACGACCGGGGCGAGGTCGCCGGGCTCCTGCGCGCGGGGGATCGCGCGGCGCACGGCGGCCGCGGCCAGGTACTCGTCGTCGTTGAGGGAGCGGGTCGCCTCGGTCTCCACCAGCCCGGGCGCGATGGCGTTGACCGTGATGCCGTCCTGACCGACCTCGCGGGCGATGCTGCGGGTCAGCGCGATGACCGCACCCTTGGACGCCGTGTAGTGCGCGAAGTGCGGCACCCCCATGTGCACCGTGGACGAGGCGATGTTGACCACGCGCCCCCACCCCTGGGCCTTCATGACCGGGTGCACCGCCCGCATCCCGAGCCAGACGCCGCGGGTGTTCACGGCCAGGACCCGGTCCCACTCCTCGACGGTGAGCTCGGTGAAGTGCCGCTTGGCGCCCAGCCCCTGGTAGATCGCGGCGTTGTTGACCAGCGCGCCGATCCGGCCGTGCCGGTCCACGACCGCGTCGACCAGCCGCTGCCAGGACGCCTCGTCGCTGACGTCGACGCGCTCGTGCGTGACCGCGAGGTCCCCGGCGTCCCACTCGGGGTCGACGACGTCGGCCGCCACGACGACCGCGCCCTCGGCCGCCAGGTGCCGGCTGAGCTCGGCCCCGATGCCGCGCGCGCCGCCGGTCACCACGACGACCGTGCCGGGTTCGACACCTGCCTGGTCCACACGTCCTCCTGTGCTCTCGTACGTCGATTGTCGCGGGCCGCCTGCCCGAGCTGCGGGCGGTGAGGGGCCGCCCGCGCGCTTGGAGGCGTCCCACGCTCTGCATACCGTGCTCGGCAGAGGTGTAATCCGCGCCATAGGCGTGGCCCGACGATCCTGGAGGTCTCATGACCCGACCCGCCGACGAGCACCACGGCGTCCTGGTGCTGTCCTGCAAGGACGTCCCGGGCATCGTGCACGCGGTGTCGGGCCTGCTCGTGGACGAGCAGTGCACCATCGTGGAGAGCCACCAGTTCGACAGCCGGACGAGCGGCATGTTCTACATGCGCGTCGAGTTCGCCCACGCCGACGGCTCCCCGCTGGACCTGCAGCGTCTGTGCACCGCCTTCGAGCCGATCGCCCAGCGGTTCGGCATGAACTGGCGGATCGCCGACCGCGACGAGCGCCAGCGCGTGCTGATCATGGTCAGCCAGTACCCGCACTGCCTCAACGACCTGCTGTTCCGCAACTCCATCGGCGAGCTCAACCTCGACGTGGTCGCGATCGTGTCCAACCACCCGACGCTCTCGGACATCGCCGACTTCTACGGCATCCCGTTCCACCACATCCCGGTCACCAAGGACACCAAACCGGAGGCCGAGGCGGCCCTGATGGAGCTGGTCCGCGAGAAGGACGTCGAGCTGGTGGTCCTGGCCCGGTACATGCAGATCCTCTCCGACGACCTCTGCCGGCAGCTGGAGGGACGGGCGATCAACATCCACCACTCGATGCTGCCGAGCTTCAAGGGCGCGCGGCCGTACCACCAGGCGCACGCCCGCGGCGTGAAGTTCATCGGCGCGACGGCGCACTACGTCACCGCCGATCTCGACGAGGGCCCGATCATCGAGCAGGAGATGCTCCGGGTGAACCACTCGCTCTCGCCCGAGCAGCTGGCCGCCCGCGGCCGCGAGGCCGAGACCCGCGCTCTCGCGCACGCCGTGCGCTGGCACACCGAGAACCGCGTGGTCATCCTCGGCAACCGCACCGTCGTCTTCGAGTAGGTCAGCCGACCGCGGCGACCACCCGCACCGCGTCGACGGTGCCGGCCACCTCGTGCACGCGGACGCCCCAGGCGCCCGCGCGGGCGGCCAGCACCGTCGTCGCGAGGGTCGCGGCGTCGCGCTCCCGGGCCGGGGGCGCCTCGCCGTCCGGTCCGGCGAGCACCGCGCCGAGGAAGCGCTTGCGGGAGGCGCCGACCAGCACCGGGAAGCCGAGCTCGACGAGCTGGTCGAGCCGGCGCAGCAGGGCCAGGTCGTGCGGCGGCAGCTTGGCGAACCCGAGCCCGGGGTCGAGCAGGATCTGGCGTTCGGCGACGCCCTTCGACACGGCGTCGTCCACCCGCTGCAGCAGCTCGCGGCGGACGTCGGCGACGACGTCGTCGTAGGTCGCCGGCGCGTACATGTCCGCGCTGTGCCCGCGCCAGTGCATGAGCACCCAGGGCACCCCGGTCGCGGCCACGACCGCGGCCATGTCCGGGTCGGCCAAGCCGCCGCTGACGTCGTTGACCAGGACGGCGCCGGCCTCGACGGCGGCTGCGGCGACCCGGGCGCGGGTGGTGTCGACGCTGACCGCGACCCCCCGGCGGGTCAGCTCGGCGACCACAGGGACCACGCGGGCCAGCTCCTCGTCGACGTCCACGCGGCCGGCACCGGGCCGGGTCGACTCCCCGCCGACGTCGACGTAGTCGGCGCCGCTGCAGGCCATCTGCACGCCGTGCGCGACCGCGGCCTCGGGGGAGCCGTAGCGGCCGCCGTCGGAGAAGGAGTCGGGCGTGACGTTGAGGATGCCCATGACGCGGCAGGTCATCGGCGCATCTCCGCGCGGACCGCGTCCTCGATCTCGTCCGCCCGCGCGAGCAGCTCGTCGACCACGGCCACCGCCGTCCTCAGCTCGGCGCGGGCGTCGTCGTCCTCGATCCCGGGCAGGTTGGTCTCCACGGCCAGCCGGGCCGTCGAGGCCGCGGCGCGGGCGGCGGCGGCGGCCGCCGCGACGTCGCTGATCAGGTTGCGGTTGGCGATCGGCAACAGCCGCTCGGCCAGCGCCACCAGCTCGACCGCGGCCTCGATCACGACCTGGGGAGGCCGGGCGGCCTCGAGCTGCGCGGCGCCCAGCGCCCGGCGGCGGGAGGCCCGCTCCTCGTCGGTGTCCCGCGGCAGCTTCATCGCGTCGGCGACCGCGGAGAACGCCTCCTCGTCCGCCGCGGCCGCCGCCAGGCAGGCGTCGCGGCGGGCGTCGGCCTCGGCCACGATCTCCTGGATCACGTCGGCGTGCTCCGGGTCGGTGGTGAAGCGCCCGATCATCGCGACCAGGCCGGCGGAGAGGCCGGCCTCGATCGCCGCGGTCGCCCCGGCGCCGGGGGCGGGCAGCCGTGCGGCCAGCTGACCGAGGAACTCACCGATCGGCTGGCGGGTCAGTGCGTCGTCCATGGCCTCAGGAGGGTGTCGGGAGCAGGGGAGAGCGGTCGAGCAGCGCGGCGGTGCGCCAGCCGCGCAGGGAGTTGAGGACGGCGAGCCCGTCGGCGGCGGCGAGGTCCTCGACGTGCAGGACGCGTTCGTGCAGCCGGCCGAGGTCCAGCAGGCGCGCGCGCTCGACCCCCGGCAGGCAGCCCGACGCGGTCGGCGGGGTCCACCACCGCCCGTCCAGCCGGACGGCGAGGGTGGCGATGGTGGTCTCGGTCAGCTCGCCGCGCTCGTTGACCAGGACGACGTCGTCGGCCTCCGGGTGCCGCAGGGCCCGGGTCACGTAGGGCTCCCGGCGGGTGGTCTTGTGCTGCAGCCAGGGGCTCGTGGAGTCCACCGGGTCGTCGTCCACCACCAGCCGGACGGGGCCGCTGACGGACGGCGGCAGCTCGCCCACCTCGACCGCGACGTCGCCGGAGCGGTCGAGCAGGATGCGCACCCGGGCCGGCCCGGACGGCTCCGCCAGCGCGTGCCCGGCCGCGGCGAGGACGGCGTCCCGGTCGAACCGGAAGCCGAAGTACGCGGCCGAGTCGGCCAGCCGCGCGAGGTGGCGGTCCCGGGAGCGCAGCCCGGTGGCCGGCAGGAACGCCAGCGTCTCGACGAGCCGGTGCTCCTCGGGGTCGTGGGCGAGGACGGCGGCCTTCGCGTGCAGCTCGGCCCGCTCGGCGGCGGCGTCCGAGCCCCAGGTGATGCCACCGCCGGCTCCGTAGCCGGCCTCGCCCGTCGCGCGGTCGACCTCGGCGGTCCGGATCGCCACGCTGAACCGGGCGCGGAAGGGCGCGGTCGGGGGAGCGACCAGCCCGACCGCGCCGCAGTAGACGCCGCGGGGCGAGGGCTCCAGGTCGCCGATCAGCTGCATGGTCCGCTGCTTGGGCGCGCCGGTGACCGAGCCGCAGGGGAACAGCGCCCGGAACAGCTCCAGCAGCCCCACCTCGGGGCGCAGCCGGGCGCTGATCTGCGAGGTCAGCTGCCACACCGTCGGGTACCGCTCGAGGGCGAACAGCTCGTCGACGACCACGCTGCCGATCTCCGCGACCCGGCCGAGGTCGTTGCGCAGCAGGTCGACGATCATCAGGTTCTCGGCCTGCTCCTTGGCGCTCGCGCGCAGCTCGCGCGCCACCAGCTCGTCCTCGGCCGTCGTCCGGCCCCGGGGTGCCGTGCCCTTCATCGGACGGGTGCGGACCTCGTCGCCCACCCACTCGAAGAAGAGCTCTGGGCTGGCGCTGGCCACGACGTGCCGGCCCAGGTCGAGATAGGCGTTGTGGGCGCCGCGCTGCGCGAGGGCCAGCCGCGTGTAGAGGGCGAAGGGATCGCCGACGAGGCTCGCGCGCAGCCGGTCGGTGAGGTTGCACTGGTAGGTCTCACCGGCGGCGATGTGCTCCCGGACGGCGGCCACGGCACGGGCGTGTTCGTGGTCGGTCCAGTCCGGCCGCCAGGAGGGGAGGTCGGTCGGCGCACCGGCGGTCACGGGGGAGGTGCGGGCGGGTTCGTCGCACAGCCCGAACCACACCAGCGGCGGCTGCCCGGCGCCGGCGCCGCCGGGCAGCCGCGGATCGAGGCCGCTCGCCGCCTCGTACGCGACGTACCCGTAGGCCCAGCTGCCGGCCTCGGTCGCCTCGTGCACCTCCTGCAGCACGCCGGCGACCTCCTCCGGCCGCGTCGCGGTGAGCACGCGGTGCGGCGGCGGGCAGAGCAGCGCCTCGCCGCCGCGCAGGTCGTCGAACCGGGCCCACGGACCGGCGGTGCCACCGGCCGGGGCCATCAGTCCTCGAGACCCTGCTGGGCCTTCGCCGCCGCCAGCGTGTTGGCGAGCAGCATCGCGATGGTCATCGGTCCCACTCCGCCCGGCACGGGGGTGATCTTCCCGGCGACCTCGGCGACGGCCGCCGTGTCCACGTCGCCGCGGAGCCCGTCGTCGGTGCGGTGGATGCCGACGTCGATCACGACCGCGCCCGGCTTGACCGCGTCGGCAGCGACCAGGCCGGGGATGCCCGCCGCGACGACGAGCACGTCGGCGCGGCGGCACACCTCGGCGAGGTCGCGGGTCCGCGAGTGGCAGATGGTCACCGTCGCGTGGCGCTCGAGCAGCAGCTGCGCCATCGGCTTGCCGACCAGCACCGACCGGCCGACGACGACCGCCTCGGCGCCCTTCAAGGGGACGTCGTACTCGTCGAGCAGGACCATGACGCCCGACGGGGTGCACGGGCGCAGCCCGGGGCGCCCCTGGGCCAGCAGGCCGGCGTTGACCGTGGTCAGCCCGTCGACGTCCTTCTCGGCCGGGATCCGGGCCAGCAGCGCCTCGGAGTCGAGGTGCTTCGGGGTGGGCAGCTGCAGCAGGATGCCCGAGACCGCGGGGTCGGCGGCCAGCTCGTCGATCAGCGCGGCGGCCGTGGCCTGGTCGACGTCGCCGGGCAGGTGCCGGTGCAGGTCCTGCATGCCCGCGGCGACGGACAGCTTGCGCTTGTTGCGGACGTAGACCTCCGACGCCGGGTCGTCGCCGATCAGCACCGTCGCCAGCCCGGGCGCCGTCCCGCCGCGGGCGACCAGCTCCTCGACGCCCTTGGCCACGTCCTCGCGGACCTTGCGGGCGACCGCGGTGCCGTCGATCGTCTGGGCAGTCATCAGGCGAGATTCTCCAGAGTCCGCCGGCGCCAGGCCTCGGTGGGGCCCAGATCGTTGAACGTGAAGACGTGGAAGCCCTCGATGTGGTTGTCGGGCTTGCCGATGTGCGGCGCGAGTCCCTTGATGATCTTGTCGGGGCTGTAGCCACCGGGGATGAAGAACCGCCAGAACATGGTCTGCTGCTTCTTGAGGAACTTGGCCGACTCGCCGATGCCGAGCCCGCCGGAGACGCGCAGCAGCTTCTGCCGGTGGACCGCGCCGGGGACGCCGATGTGCACCGGCAGGTCGATCCCGCGGTTCTTCAGCTCCCGGGCCCAGTCGAGGATGACCTTCGGGTCGAAGACGATCTGGGTCTTGATGTGGGTGGCCAGGGCGGCCTTGTCCTTGAGCGCCTGGAACAGCACGTCGTCGGAGACGGCGGGGTGGCCCTCGGGGTGGCCGCCGATGCCGATGTCGGTGAAG
Protein-coding regions in this window:
- the pabB gene encoding aminodeoxychorismate synthase component I, which codes for MAPAGGTAGPWARFDDLRGGEALLCPPPHRVLTATRPEEVAGVLQEVHEATEAGSWAYGYVAYEAASGLDPRLPGGAGAGQPPLVWFGLCDEPARTSPVTAGAPTDLPSWRPDWTDHEHARAVAAVREHIAAGETYQCNLTDRLRASLVGDPFALYTRLALAQRGAHNAYLDLGRHVVASASPELFFEWVGDEVRTRPMKGTAPRGRTTAEDELVARELRASAKEQAENLMIVDLLRNDLGRVAEIGSVVVDELFALERYPTVWQLTSQISARLRPEVGLLELFRALFPCGSVTGAPKQRTMQLIGDLEPSPRGVYCGAVGLVAPPTAPFRARFSVAIRTAEVDRATGEAGYGAGGGITWGSDAAAERAELHAKAAVLAHDPEEHRLVETLAFLPATGLRSRDRHLARLADSAAYFGFRFDRDAVLAAAGHALAEPSGPARVRILLDRSGDVAVEVGELPPSVSGPVRLVVDDDPVDSTSPWLQHKTTRREPYVTRALRHPEADDVVLVNERGELTETTIATLAVRLDGRWWTPPTASGCLPGVERARLLDLGRLHERVLHVEDLAAADGLAVLNSLRGWRTAALLDRSPLLPTPS
- a CDS encoding alpha/beta hydrolase; the encoded protein is MTEDVTVRTDLVYDSVQGRELHLDLYLPASRPAPLCLWLHGGAWLRGGRAVRAEERLLPVARAGVAVAAVEYRFSSEATFPAQLDDVRSAVRWLRRNADELGVDADRIGVWGGSAGGYLAALLALCPDEQGDSSVQAAVCWFPITDLTLRDTDVPEGPLPPFVTGPPPPVSNEARLLGVESVAEAWDAARAASPVTHVHAGAPPFLLVHGENDGLVPSTHSRTLHRLLRAQGVDSTLLLVAGANHEDPALDTPPVLGAVSAFLRSALS
- a CDS encoding GrpB family protein; protein product: MDEKREAYLDRVLIGGREAAAITVVDYDERWPVRFGEIAERVRAAVGAAALGVEHIGSTSVPGLAAKPIVDVLLTVADVDDEAAYVPALESAGFVLRVREPAHRMVRTPARDVHVHVYEPGRPEVRDYLDLRDWLRVDAEDRALYAATKRVLARRRWSDMNDYADAKTEVIADILARARAWRAGALAPRDPPG
- the purU gene encoding formyltetrahydrofolate deformylase: MTRPADEHHGVLVLSCKDVPGIVHAVSGLLVDEQCTIVESHQFDSRTSGMFYMRVEFAHADGSPLDLQRLCTAFEPIAQRFGMNWRIADRDERQRVLIMVSQYPHCLNDLLFRNSIGELNLDVVAIVSNHPTLSDIADFYGIPFHHIPVTKDTKPEAEAALMELVREKDVELVVLARYMQILSDDLCRQLEGRAINIHHSMLPSFKGARPYHQAHARGVKFIGATAHYVTADLDEGPIIEQEMLRVNHSLSPEQLAARGREAETRALAHAVRWHTENRVVILGNRTVVFE
- the folD gene encoding bifunctional methylenetetrahydrofolate dehydrogenase/methenyltetrahydrofolate cyclohydrolase FolD, whose amino-acid sequence is MTAQTIDGTAVARKVREDVAKGVEELVARGGTAPGLATVLIGDDPASEVYVRNKRKLSVAAGMQDLHRHLPGDVDQATAAALIDELAADPAVSGILLQLPTPKHLDSEALLARIPAEKDVDGLTTVNAGLLAQGRPGLRPCTPSGVMVLLDEYDVPLKGAEAVVVGRSVLVGKPMAQLLLERHATVTICHSRTRDLAEVCRRADVLVVAAGIPGLVAADAVKPGAVVIDVGIHRTDDGLRGDVDTAAVAEVAGKITPVPGGVGPMTIAMLLANTLAAAKAQQGLED
- a CDS encoding cyclodeaminase/cyclohydrolase family protein, encoding MDDALTRQPIGEFLGQLAARLPAPGAGATAAIEAGLSAGLVAMIGRFTTDPEHADVIQEIVAEADARRDACLAAAAADEEAFSAVADAMKLPRDTDEERASRRRALGAAQLEAARPPQVVIEAAVELVALAERLLPIANRNLISDVAAAAAAARAAASTARLAVETNLPGIEDDDARAELRTAVAVVDELLARADEIEDAVRAEMRR
- a CDS encoding SDR family NAD(P)-dependent oxidoreductase; its protein translation is MDQAGVEPGTVVVVTGGARGIGAELSRHLAAEGAVVVAADVVDPEWDAGDLAVTHERVDVSDEASWQRLVDAVVDRHGRIGALVNNAAIYQGLGAKRHFTELTVEEWDRVLAVNTRGVWLGMRAVHPVMKAQGWGRVVNIASSTVHMGVPHFAHYTASKGAVIALTRSIAREVGQDGITVNAIAPGLVETEATRSLNDDEYLAAAAVRRAIPRAQEPGDLAPVVSFLCSRGSGFVTGQTLIVDGGLAFS
- the folP gene encoding dihydropteroate synthase, which codes for MTCRVMGILNVTPDSFSDGGRYGSPEAAVAHGVQMACSGADYVDVGGESTRPGAGRVDVDEELARVVPVVAELTRRGVAVSVDTTRARVAAAAVEAGAVLVNDVSGGLADPDMAAVVAATGVPWVLMHWRGHSADMYAPATYDDVVADVRRELLQRVDDAVSKGVAERQILLDPGLGFAKLPPHDLALLRRLDQLVELGFPVLVGASRKRFLGAVLAGPDGEAPPARERDAATLATTVLAARAGAWGVRVHEVAGTVDAVRVVAAVG